CGTACGGCAAGGTCTGCCGGTAGAGCGCGAGACGATGTCCATAAAATCCCCACGCGAGTTGCGGATGCGCGCGGAACGCCTGCGGCGACGCAATCTCGTGGAACTCGACACGCTCGTGACGCAGCGCCGGGTACGCGCGCCAGAAGCCGTCCGTGCCGCGGAAATCGGGCAGCCCCGAATCGACGCCGATGCCCGCGCCGGCCGTCACGAGCAGCGCGTCGGCGCGCGCGAGGGCGTCGACGGCGGACGCGACCAGGTGGGCAGGCAGCGGCGCGGCGGCGCCGGAGTCGGTGGAGTCGGGCGAAGCAGAAAGCGGCATGATGGCGGAGCGGTAGCGTCGAACGGTGCGCGAGGGGCGTCGCGCGATCATACGCCCGTTCGCGCGCCGCGCCGCGGCATCACGCCCTGGAGGCGCGCGCGAGCGCGGCTTCCCGCAGCGCGACGTACTGCAGCAGCATGATCGTCTTCGCGTCGACGATCTCGCCGCGCTCGACGGCATCCAGCGCCGCGCGCAGCGGCATCTCGACGACCTCGAGATCCTCGCCCTCCTCCGCGACCCCGCCGCCGTCGCCGGTGCGCAGCGACGCATCGTATTCGCCGACGAAGAAATGCAGCTTCTCCGTCACCGAGCCCGGGCTCATGAACGCCTCGAACACCTTGCGCACGCCGCGCACGCGATAGCCGGTTTCCTCCTCGGCCTCCGCGCGAATGCGCGCGTCGGGCGTCGCATCATCGAGCAGCCCGGCGGCGGCTTCGAGCAGCATCCCGTCGTGCCCGTTGACGAACGCCGGCATCCGGAACTGGCGCGTGAGCAGCACGTCGCCGGTCGCGGCATTGCGCAGCAGGATGGTTGCACCGTTGCCGCGATCGTAGGTCTCGCGGCTCAGGCGCTGCCACGTGCCGTCGCGGCGCAGGAAATCGAACGTCACCTTCTTCAGCACATACCAGTCATCGGACAGCACCG
This window of the Burkholderia cepacia GG4 genome carries:
- a CDS encoding NUDIX domain-containing protein, with the protein product MAATRDRVRIVDTTVLSDDWYVLKKVTFDFLRRDGTWQRLSRETYDRGNGATILLRNAATGDVLLTRQFRMPAFVNGHDGMLLEAAAGLLDDATPDARIRAEAEEETGYRVRGVRKVFEAFMSPGSVTEKLHFFVGEYDASLRTGDGGGVAEEGEDLEVVEMPLRAALDAVERGEIVDAKTIMLLQYVALREAALARASRA